TTGCACGGCTTACCGGCCCGGACTCTGGCAGCTTTCCGCGCGGCCCTGAGCCCAAAGCGCGAGGACCGGCCCCAGCCCCAGGAGCTGCTGGAAGCGATATCAACAGATGCCCTTCAGCCGCAGTTGTGGGAGCAGGCGGACCTCTTGGGCACAGATTCAGACGAAGGCTCCAACGATGGGCGAGAGGGGGCAGCAGCTGGCAGTTTCGCCCAAGAGGGCAACATGCCTGGCGGGACTAGTGGTCAGCCCCAGACAGCTCAAACCTCTAGAGCAACAGACAATGCAGACGGCAGGGATGGCGCACAAACCGCAGACGGCAGGGACGGCGCACAAACCGCAGACGGCTCAGATGAGAACGGCACCGAGGTGGTGCGCCCTTTTGGCACAAACTCTTCGGATAGGCTGACGGAGCCCTTGAGCCAGGAATTCCGGGAGAATCCGCGCCTGGCTTGGCGGCAAAGCCAAACGCAGCTCCTGCCGACGGACAGCGAGGAATCGCAGACAACCGCCATGACGAGCCCGGCAACACAGCCTTTGGCCGAAACGAGCCCCCTGCGCACTCGCCCCCTGCCAGCTGCCCCAGCAGCCCGAATCCCCCTGGTCGGCAGTGAGCCCGCCACAGCAGCACTCGCGTCCACTCCGCCTGCCTTCGCCGCCGAAGAAGCTACCGAAACCTATCCGGCAGCAGCCTATCCCGCGCAATATGAGGCACTCGCCCCAGCAGCCCCGCCGGAAGCCGCCTACCAGCCTGCTTCCACTTCCGCAGGGTTCATCCGCCGTCAAGCCTACTGGCAGCACGGAAAGTGGGCACTCATGTTCCTGGGTGTGCCCCTGGCCGCGCTCGCCGCCATCCTACCCGTCATAGCGCTCTTCGCCAGCGGAACCCTGTGGTGGGCCCTGTGCACGGCCGGACTCAGCCTGGGCAGCCAGAGCGCGCGAGAAATTCGGCGCGGCGGCGAGCGCAAGGCCACCGACACTGCCCTATGCCTGGGAGCCCTCCCCTGGCAGGTCCTCAAAGCCTTGCTCATGACCATGCCGCGCTTCCTTGCGCTCGCTCTAGTGTGCGCCGCTGGCTGGGCCCTGGGCAGCTGGGCCCTCGACCTGCCGCAGACCAAAGGCTGCCTGCCTATCTCACGGCCCAATGTGTGCATGCCCTTAGTAGCTGGTTCCACGCTCTCTGCGTCCGCCCTGGCGCTCGCAGCCCTTCTGCTGGTTGGCTGGTGCCTGCTCTCGTTCGTTGGTGGCCGGGCGAGTCGGACCAATCCAGCGCAGGCACCGGGCCTGGCAGACTGGCTCCTAGCCATACGCCTGGGCGCAGGCGCTTTAGCTGGCAAACCTCGTCAGGCAATCCTCTCGGTTGGGCAGGCACAGATGGGTCCAGCTGGGCAACCCGAGCTGATGAGCCAGCAGGCCTTGCCTTTACAACCTGCCCTCAATCAGCCGCCAGTCCAGGCTCCCAGGATTGGACCAGGGCGGCGCAAAAAGCTAGTGCTCGCTGTCTGGGACCTCCTAGTCCTCCTCCTGCTGGCCTATATATGCAGCGGACGACCGATCGAATGGGTACCTCTAAGCCTTCTGAGGAGTGTAATCTAGACGGTGTCAGTTTGAGCCCTGCCGTCGCCCCCGCCAATCGTGAGGTCATACTCGCAACGATACGCAAGGTTTATGCGCAGGCAGCGTAAATTTCATCTGCATTAGCTACACTAATGGCACAAGTTCTGCGAAAGGATTCAGCCATGGCTAAAAGGCACCCTAATCAGCCGCCACAAACGCGAGTCGTCCGTCCTCAGTCCGGTGAGCGCCGGGCACAGCGGGAGGCCGAAGAGCGCGAACGCCAGGCGCAGCGGGAGCGCGAAGGACGGCAGCAGACCATCATCGGCATTATTGCAGCCGTCGTGATCATCGCCCTGGTAGCTGTGGGCGGATTCTTCTACTGGAAATCCCACCGCCCTGCGCCCAAAGCTGACTCGCCCAGCGCACTCAAATCGGCCTATCAGACCGTACAGAAGGTGCCAGTAAAACCCACCGGAGTCAACAGCCAAGGCGGCTTCCTCATCTCGAAAAATGGGCTAGACAAACCAGTAGCCCAGGCGCCAACCGTGGAAATTTATATGGACTTTATGTGCCCAGGCTGCGCCGCGCTCAACCGCACTATTGACCCCACCCTGAACAAGATGCTGGACGCTGGCCAGGTCAATGTCGAGATTTACCCCATGAGCTTTATGGACCGCCTGACCACCGATGAGTACTCAGCCCGCGCAGGTTCCGCCGGCATCTACATTCTTGAGCACGACACGCCTCATTTCATGGCATATATGGCCAACCTCTTCGCTAAGGACTTCCAACCTGACGAGTCGAAGTACAAGCCGGTTTCTGACGCACAAATTAAAGGGCAGATGCTCAAAGCCGGTGTCAGCGAGCAGGTGGCAGACCAGGCGCTCAAGGGGCAGTACAAGGAGTGGCTGACGGCCATGAATAAGTACACGCCACTGCGCTCAGAGCTGTGGAATATTGACGGCCAGAGCAAGGGGTCCATGACCACACCAACCGTGCGCATCAACAAGCGTTTCTGGCCGGTCGACACGCCAACTAAGGCCAATCTGGGCGACGTCGAAGCCTTCTTGAAGTCCATAGGTCTGCCAGCTGACCAAGTGGGCCAGGCCGGCAAGATGCCTTCGATTGGCGCCAAGGGTGCTCCAATTGCGCTCACAGCGAGTTCTGGCAAGTAACTTGAGCTAGTAGTGGTACGTATGCTACTGTGGGCGACTTCGCCTGCGAACAGTTTGAGCCATCAAACTTCGTTGGCTGGGTTGCCACAGTGGCATCAGCTTATATAATTAAAGAGTGTGATAGTGTCGTTGGGTTGTTGACCAACTGCTGACCGGGGTTCACTATTTTCTCATGTTTGCTGGCACGTCGGCACTAGAAAATAGTATGCTGTCAGAGGTGTAAGTACCATGTATCTTGCACCCTCGTATCGCCTCCTTAGCTCAGTTGGCCAGAGCAGCCGCCTTGTAAGCGGCAGGTCGTCAGTTCGAATCTGACAGGAGGCTCGCACGGAGATTGTTCCATGCCCTGCTTAAGGGGTGCGCAAGAGTCCACTGTTGTGTTGAGGATTCGTCGCGCCGGCACTAAGCACACATATATAGACTTATCTCGAGTAAGATTCCGCCGGGCTTCGGCCTGACGGAGGGCGGACGGAGCGCTTTCCCCAACCAGCTTCGTCCGTTGCAGGGGCGGGAATATCCCCTTCAATCCCGCCCCTGGTATCCTTCTTTCGCCGCTTCCAGCCTCAACGCAGAGCACGGAGCCGGGAAATGTGCATATTTACTGCCTCCTTCCTCCTTTCCACTACATCTGCGCCAATTCTGGATTACAGTCGTCTATGACTACACAGGCAGGCTTGAAGCGACTTGAGGAGAGGAGCCCCGATGAGCAAGCGGTGGACACCGCAGCAATTTATCGTGCAACGCCGTATCCGCGTTATTCTTTGCGCAACACTCGTGGCGCTCTCCATGGTGCTCGCGTTTGCGCTTACAGCCCGCAAGTCGGTAGCGCTCTCGGTGAACGGGCAGACGCGCACGGTCACCACCTACGCTTCGAGCGTGGATGCCCTGCTCAGGCAAGAGGGCATTGAGCGCAAGACCCACGACCTGGTCGAAACCTCCTCGGGCGGCCGACTCACTAATCACGCCACTGTCACTGTACAATCCGCCTACCAGACCACCATCAATATTGACGGCCAGCAGGTTCCTTTCTGGACTACTGCCAGCTCGGTCGACCAACTGCTGGGATTCTTCGAGGCCAACCGCCGGAGCGCGGCCCAGGTGAGAGTAGACGTGACCAACATTTATAACCAGCTGACGGGCGGTCTGGCTATCAACCATGACGGACCGGTCACCGTCATAGCCGATGGTAAACGTTCCGTGGCCCCCGATGGCAAGCTACCTGCCGCCTCAATCCTAGACTCCAAGGGCATCGTCGTAGGCAAAGAGGACCGTATCTCCGTACAGAGAACTGGGGATGAAACCGTTCTGCGCGTGCAGCGTGTGACCCACGGGCAAACCACGCAGGAGGTAGAGCTCCCCTTCAGCACCCGGACCGTCGTCGACGGCTCCCTGGCGCCCGGGCAGTCAATCATACGCCAGCCAGGACAGGCCGGAATCAAGCAGCAGATATACGAGACTACCTTTGTGGACGGGGTGGCGGAGAGCTCAACGCTCACCAGGGAAGAGACCACCCGCCAGCCCATCGACCAGGTAGTGGCAGTGGGACCAGC
This window of the Bombiscardovia nodaiensis genome carries:
- a CDS encoding protein kinase, giving the protein MSTLDALNLQAGDVVGGYTLIAPLGGGAMGSVWRARDDGGQDYAMKILRDSLADDGLQGPGSERAQAERTSARERLRREAMALRKIDHPGVCQIVDMELDDSLAFIVTELIEGLNLRDDVAANGAYQGDDLERLARKLMTAVQAVHEAGIVHRDIKPTNVMISATGPVLVDFGIAMGAGESHVTRTGLVMGTPGFIAPEIIDGAESDEGSDWWSTAAVLAYAACGRPVFGSKPMMTVLERAASGSADLHGLPARTLAAFRAALSPKREDRPQPQELLEAISTDALQPQLWEQADLLGTDSDEGSNDGREGAAAGSFAQEGNMPGGTSGQPQTAQTSRATDNADGRDGAQTADGRDGAQTADGSDENGTEVVRPFGTNSSDRLTEPLSQEFRENPRLAWRQSQTQLLPTDSEESQTTAMTSPATQPLAETSPLRTRPLPAAPAARIPLVGSEPATAALASTPPAFAAEEATETYPAAAYPAQYEALAPAAPPEAAYQPASTSAGFIRRQAYWQHGKWALMFLGVPLAALAAILPVIALFASGTLWWALCTAGLSLGSQSAREIRRGGERKATDTALCLGALPWQVLKALLMTMPRFLALALVCAAGWALGSWALDLPQTKGCLPISRPNVCMPLVAGSTLSASALALAALLLVGWCLLSFVGGRASRTNPAQAPGLADWLLAIRLGAGALAGKPRQAILSVGQAQMGPAGQPELMSQQALPLQPALNQPPVQAPRIGPGRRKKLVLAVWDLLVLLLLAYICSGRPIEWVPLSLLRSVI
- a CDS encoding protein disulfide-isomerase, coding for MAKRHPNQPPQTRVVRPQSGERRAQREAEERERQAQREREGRQQTIIGIIAAVVIIALVAVGGFFYWKSHRPAPKADSPSALKSAYQTVQKVPVKPTGVNSQGGFLISKNGLDKPVAQAPTVEIYMDFMCPGCAALNRTIDPTLNKMLDAGQVNVEIYPMSFMDRLTTDEYSARAGSAGIYILEHDTPHFMAYMANLFAKDFQPDESKYKPVSDAQIKGQMLKAGVSEQVADQALKGQYKEWLTAMNKYTPLRSELWNIDGQSKGSMTTPTVRINKRFWPVDTPTKANLGDVEAFLKSIGLPADQVGQAGKMPSIGAKGAPIALTASSGK
- a CDS encoding lytic transglycosylase gives rise to the protein MSKRWTPQQFIVQRRIRVILCATLVALSMVLAFALTARKSVALSVNGQTRTVTTYASSVDALLRQEGIERKTHDLVETSSGGRLTNHATVTVQSAYQTTINIDGQQVPFWTTASSVDQLLGFFEANRRSAAQVRVDVTNIYNQLTGGLAINHDGPVTVIADGKRSVAPDGKLPAASILDSKGIVVGKEDRISVQRTGDETVLRVQRVTHGQTTQEVELPFSTRTVVDGSLAPGQSIIRQPGQAGIKQQIYETTFVDGVAESSTLTREETTRQPIDQVVAVGPARQEKPTDSNDQAEQERKQKDEAAQKKAQADKAEQERKNKEKGKPAQPSSPASQPTQTPTPAPSSSQTQDPAPTQSPAPAPTTPAPAPTQTPAPAPSTPAPAPAPDPAPTPASKWWHASPDLAQVYAGGAAAQRGWTGQQFDDLVQLWNRESGWRWWAGNPTSSAYGIPQANPGSKMSKFGENWRDDAAVQVDWGLWYIANRYQDPSAAWKIWQKNKWY